The region ATGAAAAATCTTGGGGAAGAGGTGCATCTGACAGGCCAAACAGTAAAAAAACAGAATTGAAAAGCTTGAAGACATGGTTATTCTTCAAAAATACACAGTAAACGTCAACTGCCCTATGTTCGGATATAAAATTCATATTCTTATACGATTTCAACTAAAAATGACAGATATAAAGAGTATCAAAAACTTTTACAAGAAAAGCATCTACGCGTAATTCATTGCTATCAGATTACCGGTGAAAATTTATATGTTTTAGACATGCTATTTCTTGACATGGAGAACCTAAATTCCTTCCTCCAAAAAATTGAACAATATGGGAGCTATGAGGTTAATATCATTTTAAAAAACATCCACGAAATTGAATACTAGCCCAATATTCACACGACATCACACATAAAAAAGCCCTCACCATAAGATGAGGTGAAGCAGGTTGGCGACGTGCAAATCCTGATTCCCAATCGTCCCAGGAAAAGCGATTCTCAGTATGAGCGGCAGAAATCCCGACACCGTTTTCGTCGCCGTGCAGCCATCGAGCCAATCATAGGTCATCTCAAACACGATCATAGAATGGCCAGGTGCTATCTCAAAGGTGCCATTGGCGATGCCATAAATTTGTTCATGGCAAGTGCAGCGTTCAACTTCAGGAAGTGGATGCGGAAGTTGGGGCAGTTTTTTGCTCTCTTTTCGTTCTTCACCATGTTTGGAAGCTCAAGGCAGCGACTTGCTGCAAATTTTGGATAGCTGTTAAAATAGCTTTTTCAGGACTGACTAGTTATATTATTTTCTACCAAGATATTTTTTGTACTTTTCTCATATTTAACTTCACAATCTTATTACCCGCCACCTTAACATTTCTCCCAAACATCAGCCGCGCAAAACTCTGCGCCACTTGCCTTGCATCCGCATCATTCACGCTGAAGAATATTTTATTGCCGTTGTCCTTTACCATGGCTCCATTCTTCAGCGTGAAGAGTACATTTCCAGAGGAATCCACACGCCAAGTCATCTTATCCAAATTACGGTTATTACGATCAGCAAAACGCTTGACCTCTTCTGCCTGTAATTGAAGCATCTTAGATATGGACAACAGCCTGCGTTTGTCTTTCCAGGACAGATTTGAATCTGATTTGAATTGGTTCTGCTTAATTTTCAGATCAGAAATTTTTGAAGCCGTACCAGCACGCTCAGGTGAGGGATTGCTTTGAATCGGCTCCTTCTTTGAACGCAAGATCTGCAAAGCTGTTTCATCGCCATTTTCAGCCTTCCATTTCAAAAAATCATTCCAACGATTGAAAGGTGTTTGTTGACCCAGTTCCGAACGCTTTCCCATCATTTCCTTTTTTAAAGCTTCAATAGATAC is a window of Maridesulfovibrio sp. DNA encoding:
- a CDS encoding AsnC family protein, whose amino-acid sequence is MDEKIIKCLRDDGRITMKNLGEEVHLTGQTVKKQN
- a CDS encoding Lrp/AsnC ligand binding domain-containing protein, with amino-acid sequence MSTKNDRYKEYQKLLQEKHLRVIHCYQITGENLYVLDMLFLDMENLNSFLQKIEQYGSYEVNIILKNIHEIEY